AGTACACCGGCCTCAAGGACGCCTACAAGTCGCTGATAGAGGCGCTCTATCACGGCGGCATCGCCAATCACGTCAAGGTCAAGCTCGAGTGGATCGAGTCGGAAGTCTTCGAGAAGGAAGACCCGGCGCCTTACCTCGAGAAGGTGCACGGCATCCTCGTTCCCGGCGGTTTCGGCGAGCGCGGCTCGGAAGGCAAGATCAATGCGGCGCGCTTCGCCCGCGAGCGCAAGGTGCCCTATTTCGGCATCTGCTTCGGCATGCAAATGGCCGTGGTCGAGGCCGCGCGCAACCTCGCCGGCATCGAGAAGGCATCCTCCACCGAGTTCGGCAAGACGGCCGAGCCGGTCGTCGGCCTGATGACCGAATGGGTGAAGGGCAACGACCTGGAGAAGCGCTCCGCTTCCGGCGATCTCGGCGGCACGATGCGCCTCGGTGCCTACCGCGCCTCGCTCAAGGGCGGCACGAAGATCGCCGACATCTACGGCTCGACGGACATTTCCGAGCGTCACCGCCATCGCTACGAGGTCAATGTCGACTATAAGGGCAAGCTGGAAAGCTGCGGCCTCGTCTTCTCCGGCATGTCGCCGGACGGCCTTCTGCCGGAAACGGTCGAATATGCCGACCATCCGTGGTTCATCGGCGTTCAGTATCATCCGGAACTGAAGAGCCGTCCGCTCGATCCGCATCCGCTCTTCGCAAGCTTCGTGGAAGCGGCGCTGGAACAGAGCCGCCTCGTCTGAGAACAGCGTTCAAACGAAAAGCCCGGCATTTCCGCCGGGCTTTTTGCATTTCAGGGCACTCAGCGCGAATAGGGCGAGAAGCACTGCTTGCGCGGGCCGTTGTTCGGCTGGAACGTGTTGTCATAGGCCCGGTACGTGCGGTAGCGATTGGCGCACCAGTTCACATGAGCGCTTCCGCCGGCGCGTGGCTGGTTGGCGACCGCGCCGCCGATGGCAGCACCGAGGCCGAAGGCGGCCAGCGGATACCACCAGCCGTCCGAATGGCGGCGGTAGCCCGGGCGATAATGGTTATAGCCGCGATGGCCATGCCAGCGGCGCTGGTGGCGGTACTGTACCTGTTCCACCGCGGAGGCCGAGGGGACGGGAACCTGAGGAAAAGTGACCGCCTGGGC
The Shinella zoogloeoides DNA segment above includes these coding regions:
- a CDS encoding BA14K family protein gives rise to the protein MLKMKSGLAAGALSVAVALTSFVPAQAVTFPQVPVPSASAVEQVQYRHQRRWHGHRGYNHYRPGYRRHSDGWWYPLAAFGLGAAIGGAVANQPRAGGSAHVNWCANRYRTYRAYDNTFQPNNGPRKQCFSPYSR